In one window of Brachyhypopomus gauderio isolate BG-103 chromosome 16, BGAUD_0.2, whole genome shotgun sequence DNA:
- the ptbp2b gene encoding polypyrimidine tract-binding protein 2b isoform X1 produces the protein MDGIASDVAVGVKRSSDELLSGSLYNSPNSSVTANGSDSKKLRVEDSMDSPPSRVIHIRKLPNEVSETEVIALGLPFGKVTNILMLKGKNQAFLELGTEEAAVTMVNYYTAVTPQVRNVPVFIQYSNHKELKTDSALNQRAQAVLQAVSAVQEGGSPSSDAAGESVLAPAPSPVLRIIIDNMFYPVTLDVLQQIFSKFGTVMKIITFTKNNQFQALLQFSDPVNAQQAKLSLDGQNIYNSCCTLRIDFSKLVNLNVKYNNDKSRDYTRPELPAGDGQPPVDPAVAAALNKDSTSLLGTPSGTSYSSAGAFQSSLGAISPLSAAAVAAAAAGRAALSGHSGTSGVLLASNLNEEMVTPQSLFTLFGVYGDVQRVKILYNKKDSALIQMADGNQAQLAMSHLNGQKMYGKIIRVTLSKHHTVQLPREGLDDQGLTKDFTNSPLHRFKKPGSKNFQNIFPPSATLHLSNIPEDVTEDDLRLLFSNSGGTVKAFKFFQDRKMALLQMATVEEAIQSLIDLHNYDMGSGHRLRVSFSKSTI, from the exons ATGGACGG CATTGCTAGTGATGTTGCAGTTGGTGTAAAG AGAAGTTCAGATGAATTGCTGTCTGGCAGTCTTTACAACAGCCCAAACTCTTCAGTCACAG CTAATGGAAGCGACAGTAAGAAACTGAGGGTGGAAGACAGCATGGACAGCCCGCCCTCCCGGGTTattcacatacgcaaacttccCAACGAAGTTTCGGAGACAGAGGTCATCGCCCTGGGCTTGCCCTTTGGCAAAGTCACCAATATCCTGATGCTGAAAGGCAAAAACCAG GCCTTCCTGGAGCTCGGAACAGAGGAAGCGGCCGTCACTATGGTGAACTACTACACAGCGGTAACGCCTCAAGTGCGGAACGTGCCCGTGTTCATCCAGTACTCCAACCACAAAGAGCTCAAGACCGACAGCGCTCTCAACCAG CGCGCCCAGGCTGTGCTGCAGGCCGTGTCCGCCGTCCAGGAGGGCGGCTCCCCAAGCTCGGACGCGGCGGGTGAGAGTGTCTTGGCGCCCGCCCCCAGTCCCGTCCTGCGCATCATCATCGACAACATGTTCTACCCGGTCACCCTGGACGTCCTCCAACAG atctTCTCAAAGTTTGGGACGGTCATGAAGATCATCACGTTCACCAAAAACAACCAGTTCCAGGCTCTGCTGCAGTTCAGTGATCCAGTAAATGCCCAGCAGGCCAAGCTG TCCCTGGATGGGCAGAACATCTATAACTCCTGCTGCACGTTGCGCATCGACTTCTCCAAGCTGGTCAACCTGAACGTGAAGTACAACAACGACAAGAGCCGAGACTACACGCGGCCCGAGCTCCCGGCGGGCGACGGCCAGCCGCCCGTGGACCCGGCCGTGGCTGCTGCCCTCAACAAGGACTCCACCTCCCTGCTCG GTACTCCGTCCGGAACTTCCTACTCTAGTGCTGGAGCATTTCAGTCTTCTCTAG gggCGATCAGTCCTCTGAGTGCAGCGGCAGTAGCAGCAGCTGCTGCTGGGAGGGCGGCTCTCTCTGGACACTCGGGGACCAGCGGAGTTCTGCTGGCCAGCAACCTTAATGAAGAG ATGGTTACGCCCCAAAGTCTCTTTACCCTCTTCG GCGTGTACGGCGATGTGCAGCGGGTGAAGATCCTCTATAACAAGAAGGACAGTGCGCTGATCCAGATGGCAGACGGGAACCAGGCGCAGCTAG CAATGAGCCACCTGAATGGGCAGAAGATGTATGGGAAGATCATCCGTGTGACCCTGTCCAAGCACCACACAGTGCAGCTCCCCCGGGAGGGCCTGGATGACCAGGGCCTCACCAAGGACTTCACCAACTCACCCCTGCACCGCTTCAAGAAGCCCGGCTCCAAGAACTTCCAGAACATCTTCCCCCCGTCAGccaccctccacctctccaacATCCC AGAGGATGTCACTGAGGATGACCTGAGACTTCTCTTCTCCAACTCTGGAGGCACAGTTAAAGCCTTCAAGTTCTTTCA
- the ptbp2b gene encoding polypyrimidine tract-binding protein 2b isoform X2, with protein sequence MDGIASDVAVGVKRSSDELLSGSLYNSPNSSVTANGSDSKKLRVEDSMDSPPSRVIHIRKLPNEVSETEVIALGLPFGKVTNILMLKGKNQAFLELGTEEAAVTMVNYYTAVTPQVRNVPVFIQYSNHKELKTDSALNQRAQAVLQAVSAVQEGGSPSSDAAGESVLAPAPSPVLRIIIDNMFYPVTLDVLQQIFSKFGTVMKIITFTKNNQFQALLQFSDPVNAQQAKLSLDGQNIYNSCCTLRIDFSKLVNLNVKYNNDKSRDYTRPELPAGDGQPPVDPAVAAALNKDSTSLLGAISPLSAAAVAAAAAGRAALSGHSGTSGVLLASNLNEEMVTPQSLFTLFGVYGDVQRVKILYNKKDSALIQMADGNQAQLAMSHLNGQKMYGKIIRVTLSKHHTVQLPREGLDDQGLTKDFTNSPLHRFKKPGSKNFQNIFPPSATLHLSNIPEDVTEDDLRLLFSNSGGTVKAFKFFQDRKMALLQMATVEEAIQSLIDLHNYDMGSGHRLRVSFSKSTI encoded by the exons ATGGACGG CATTGCTAGTGATGTTGCAGTTGGTGTAAAG AGAAGTTCAGATGAATTGCTGTCTGGCAGTCTTTACAACAGCCCAAACTCTTCAGTCACAG CTAATGGAAGCGACAGTAAGAAACTGAGGGTGGAAGACAGCATGGACAGCCCGCCCTCCCGGGTTattcacatacgcaaacttccCAACGAAGTTTCGGAGACAGAGGTCATCGCCCTGGGCTTGCCCTTTGGCAAAGTCACCAATATCCTGATGCTGAAAGGCAAAAACCAG GCCTTCCTGGAGCTCGGAACAGAGGAAGCGGCCGTCACTATGGTGAACTACTACACAGCGGTAACGCCTCAAGTGCGGAACGTGCCCGTGTTCATCCAGTACTCCAACCACAAAGAGCTCAAGACCGACAGCGCTCTCAACCAG CGCGCCCAGGCTGTGCTGCAGGCCGTGTCCGCCGTCCAGGAGGGCGGCTCCCCAAGCTCGGACGCGGCGGGTGAGAGTGTCTTGGCGCCCGCCCCCAGTCCCGTCCTGCGCATCATCATCGACAACATGTTCTACCCGGTCACCCTGGACGTCCTCCAACAG atctTCTCAAAGTTTGGGACGGTCATGAAGATCATCACGTTCACCAAAAACAACCAGTTCCAGGCTCTGCTGCAGTTCAGTGATCCAGTAAATGCCCAGCAGGCCAAGCTG TCCCTGGATGGGCAGAACATCTATAACTCCTGCTGCACGTTGCGCATCGACTTCTCCAAGCTGGTCAACCTGAACGTGAAGTACAACAACGACAAGAGCCGAGACTACACGCGGCCCGAGCTCCCGGCGGGCGACGGCCAGCCGCCCGTGGACCCGGCCGTGGCTGCTGCCCTCAACAAGGACTCCACCTCCCTGCTCG gggCGATCAGTCCTCTGAGTGCAGCGGCAGTAGCAGCAGCTGCTGCTGGGAGGGCGGCTCTCTCTGGACACTCGGGGACCAGCGGAGTTCTGCTGGCCAGCAACCTTAATGAAGAG ATGGTTACGCCCCAAAGTCTCTTTACCCTCTTCG GCGTGTACGGCGATGTGCAGCGGGTGAAGATCCTCTATAACAAGAAGGACAGTGCGCTGATCCAGATGGCAGACGGGAACCAGGCGCAGCTAG CAATGAGCCACCTGAATGGGCAGAAGATGTATGGGAAGATCATCCGTGTGACCCTGTCCAAGCACCACACAGTGCAGCTCCCCCGGGAGGGCCTGGATGACCAGGGCCTCACCAAGGACTTCACCAACTCACCCCTGCACCGCTTCAAGAAGCCCGGCTCCAAGAACTTCCAGAACATCTTCCCCCCGTCAGccaccctccacctctccaacATCCC AGAGGATGTCACTGAGGATGACCTGAGACTTCTCTTCTCCAACTCTGGAGGCACAGTTAAAGCCTTCAAGTTCTTTCA